One Polynucleobacter sp. MG-5-Ahmo-C2 genomic window carries:
- a CDS encoding Lrp/AsnC family transcriptional regulator, which translates to MKLDPIDIRILNELQNDSSHSNVELAKRVHLSPSPCLMRVKALKDKGVIRNYVALADPKVLGLGLNVFISISLKEQSKEALAEFEQRISEHDEVMECYLMTGDSDYLIRVAVADMGALEKFILEQLTPISGIEKIRSSFALKQVRYKTALPLPK; encoded by the coding sequence ATGAAGCTAGACCCCATAGATATCAGAATTTTGAATGAACTCCAAAATGATAGCTCCCATAGCAATGTAGAGCTAGCAAAGCGGGTTCATCTCTCGCCATCGCCTTGTCTCATGCGGGTGAAAGCACTCAAAGACAAAGGGGTCATCAGAAACTATGTAGCGCTGGCAGATCCCAAAGTGTTGGGTCTTGGCTTAAACGTCTTTATCTCTATTAGCCTTAAAGAGCAATCCAAAGAGGCCTTAGCGGAATTTGAACAACGCATCTCAGAGCACGATGAAGTCATGGAGTGTTATCTCATGACCGGAGATAGTGATTACCTTATCCGCGTTGCAGTAGCTGATATGGGTGCGCTCGAAAAATTTATCCTAGAACAACTAACACCAATCTCTGGGATTGAGAAAATTCGATCTAGCTTCGCTTTAAAGCAAGTACGCTATAAAACTGCTTTACCATTACCAAAGTAG
- a CDS encoding SDR family oxidoreductase yields MPQKNNKVALVTGAGVGIGRAAAKALLKGGYQVVLTGRNLEKLEKAITDIGGTSDNCLAVACDVGQPEQVKKLFTALKERFGRIDVLFNNAGIGAPAIPMEDLTYEQWMNVVNANLCGAFLCSQEAIRMMKAQSPQGGRIINNGSISAHAPRPMSAPYTATKHAISGLTKTISLDGRPFNIACGQIDIGNAATEMTDRMAAGIMQADQSIKVEPRMDVDHVGEAVLHMAQLPLESNILSMTIMATNMPFVGRG; encoded by the coding sequence ATGCCACAGAAAAATAATAAAGTAGCACTCGTCACTGGAGCAGGAGTTGGAATTGGAAGAGCGGCAGCTAAAGCCCTTCTAAAAGGCGGATATCAAGTTGTACTCACTGGCCGCAACCTCGAGAAGCTAGAAAAAGCAATTACCGATATTGGTGGAACAAGCGACAACTGTCTTGCGGTAGCTTGTGATGTTGGTCAACCAGAGCAAGTGAAAAAATTATTTACCGCCCTTAAGGAACGTTTTGGGCGCATTGACGTGCTCTTCAATAACGCCGGCATTGGCGCTCCCGCCATTCCGATGGAAGATCTCACCTATGAGCAATGGATGAATGTTGTAAATGCAAATCTTTGCGGAGCTTTTTTATGTTCCCAAGAGGCAATTCGTATGATGAAGGCACAATCCCCGCAAGGTGGCAGAATTATTAATAATGGCTCAATTTCTGCGCATGCTCCAAGACCAATGTCAGCGCCCTATACTGCCACTAAGCATGCTATTAGCGGTCTAACAAAAACCATTTCACTAGATGGTCGTCCGTTTAACATTGCATGCGGCCAAATTGACATTGGTAATGCCGCCACAGAAATGACGGATCGCATGGCTGCTGGCATCATGCAAGCAGATCAATCTATTAAAGTTGAACCGCGTATGGATGTTGATCACGTGGGAGAAGCTGTACTACATATGGCTCAACTACCCCTGGAGAGCAATATTCTTTCAATGACAATTATGGCTACCAATATGCCTTTCGTTGGTAGAGGTTAA
- a CDS encoding tripartite tricarboxylate transporter substrate binding protein has protein sequence MNNAQRRHFISLAFAAALLPSFHAISAPDNDYPNRSIKLVIPFPAGGSTDAMARNLGPALGKVLGQSIVIENKSGASGTVGADFVAKSAPDGYTLLMGTLHLTIAQSVFPKLNYRIDKDLVPIGTVGMIPNVVVVNASVPANNIKELVALTKANPDKYDYASVGPGSAHHLIGEMFKIKTGASLTHIPYRGSAPAVVDLLGGQVSVMFDTIPSALPHIKDGKTKALAVTTAKRSSALPNVPTLIESGVAIDVGTWNGLMSPAGTDPAIIDKLNRAVVTVLNDPEMRKQLQALGIEPMPSTPAELRTRINKEIVDYSSLAKELKLSVE, from the coding sequence ATGAATAACGCACAACGTCGTCATTTCATTAGCCTAGCATTTGCCGCTGCCTTGTTGCCAAGCTTTCATGCAATTTCTGCTCCGGACAATGATTACCCAAATCGCTCAATAAAACTGGTAATCCCATTTCCCGCTGGAGGCAGTACTGATGCCATGGCACGTAACCTTGGCCCAGCCCTTGGTAAAGTGCTTGGCCAATCGATTGTGATTGAGAATAAGTCTGGAGCATCCGGCACGGTAGGTGCAGACTTTGTTGCAAAGTCTGCACCAGATGGATATACGCTACTGATGGGAACCTTGCATCTCACCATTGCGCAGTCTGTTTTTCCAAAACTCAATTACCGTATTGATAAAGACTTGGTGCCGATAGGAACCGTGGGAATGATTCCGAATGTTGTCGTAGTAAACGCATCCGTTCCAGCCAATAACATTAAAGAACTGGTCGCACTAACGAAAGCCAATCCCGATAAATATGATTACGCTTCCGTTGGCCCAGGATCTGCACATCATCTGATTGGAGAGATGTTCAAAATTAAAACTGGGGCCAGCCTAACCCACATACCTTATCGTGGCAGTGCCCCTGCTGTTGTTGACTTGCTTGGTGGCCAAGTATCAGTCATGTTTGATACGATTCCATCTGCTCTCCCTCACATCAAAGATGGAAAAACAAAAGCGCTAGCAGTGACAACAGCAAAACGCTCTAGCGCCCTTCCAAACGTTCCGACCCTGATTGAATCTGGAGTAGCTATAGATGTTGGCACCTGGAATGGGTTAATGTCTCCCGCAGGCACAGATCCAGCCATTATTGACAAGCTAAATCGAGCGGTTGTGACTGTGCTAAACGATCCTGAGATGCGAAAACAATTGCAAGCACTGGGGATCGAGCCGATGCCAAGTACCCCCGCAGAACTAAGGACACGCATCAATAAAGAAATAGTTGACTACAGTAGTTTGGCTAAAGAACTAAAACTGAGCGTTGAGTAA
- the mdeB gene encoding alpha-ketoglutarate dehydrogenase has translation MNAPDIKKYLNLENVDTDPAETAEWNEAFMDLLASGDSARAKFILDHLVKLANKNQINWVPDLVTPYINSIPVDEQPPFPGDLAIEEKLASLMRWNALAMVAKANEAYGELGGHIASYASAADLFEVGFNHFFRARTEGGDAKERGDLVFFQPHSAPGVYARAYLEGRLSENDLAHYRREITAPEAGARGLSSYPHPWLMPDFWQFPTGSMGIGPISSIYHARFMRYLSDRKLLDCSTRKVWGVFGDGEMDEPESMSALTLASREKLDNLVWVVNCNLQRLDGPVRGNGRIIDELEKLFRGSGWNVIKLVWGSDWDGLFARDTTGALVKAFAQTVDGQMQTFAAKDGSFNRTNFFGQNEELTRLAQGMTDEQIDRLKRGGHDLVKIYAAYKAAANHIGQPTVILAHTKKGYGMGNAGQGKMTTHSQKKLDDEALIEYRNRFNLPLTDEQATSLTFFRPEESSEELKYLKEQRNKLGGQLPKRYSDCEQLKVPDINSYAAFAIKAEDKEMSTTMAFVRMLGNLLKDKELGPRVVPIVADEARTFGMANLFKQVGIYSSVGQRYEPEDIGSVLSYREALDGQILEEGISEAGAIASWTAAATSYSVHGIAMLPFYIYYSMFGFQRIGDAIWAAADQRARGFLLGATSGRTTLGGEGLQHQDGSSQLVAGTIPNCKAYDPAFAGELAVIVDQGMRDMLIDQKDLFYYITLMNENYAQPDLPENAADGVIRGCYKLKTVKASNGDSKSYVSLMGSGAIMTEVLKAADLLAHVGINVDVFSVTSWSELSRDGKAKEQDRLSGNTGAEQAFISQVLAQGRGPIVAATDYVHALPESIRAYIPDGRGYITLGTDGFGRSDTRAALREYFGVNADSISKVVKESLKQ, from the coding sequence ATGAATGCCCCCGACATTAAAAAATATCTAAATCTTGAAAACGTAGACACTGATCCTGCGGAAACTGCAGAGTGGAATGAGGCATTTATGGATTTGTTGGCCTCTGGTGATAGTGCGCGCGCCAAATTTATTTTGGATCATTTAGTAAAGCTGGCCAATAAAAATCAAATCAACTGGGTGCCTGACTTAGTTACTCCTTACATCAATTCGATCCCTGTGGATGAGCAACCTCCTTTCCCTGGAGACCTTGCAATCGAAGAAAAACTTGCATCTCTCATGAGGTGGAATGCGCTCGCGATGGTTGCTAAAGCAAATGAAGCCTATGGGGAATTGGGCGGCCACATTGCCAGCTATGCCAGCGCTGCTGATTTATTTGAAGTTGGCTTTAATCATTTTTTCCGTGCAAGAACTGAGGGTGGTGATGCAAAAGAGCGTGGCGACCTCGTTTTCTTTCAGCCGCATAGTGCGCCAGGTGTATATGCGCGCGCTTACTTGGAGGGCAGATTGTCTGAGAATGACCTCGCACATTACAGGCGAGAAATTACTGCGCCTGAAGCTGGTGCAAGAGGCTTATCAAGCTATCCACATCCCTGGTTAATGCCAGACTTTTGGCAGTTCCCAACAGGTTCAATGGGAATCGGCCCCATTAGTTCGATTTACCATGCGCGTTTTATGCGCTACCTGAGCGATCGAAAATTATTAGATTGCTCAACCAGAAAAGTTTGGGGTGTATTTGGCGATGGTGAGATGGATGAGCCAGAAAGCATGAGTGCCTTGACTTTAGCCTCCAGAGAAAAGCTGGATAACTTGGTTTGGGTGGTCAATTGCAACTTACAACGCTTAGATGGTCCGGTGCGTGGCAACGGCAGGATTATTGACGAGCTTGAAAAACTGTTTCGCGGCTCTGGTTGGAACGTTATTAAATTAGTGTGGGGCAGTGATTGGGACGGGCTGTTTGCCAGGGATACTACTGGTGCCTTAGTGAAGGCTTTTGCTCAAACGGTTGATGGACAGATGCAAACATTTGCTGCTAAAGACGGCAGTTTCAATCGCACCAATTTCTTTGGCCAAAATGAGGAGTTGACCCGTCTTGCGCAAGGCATGACAGATGAGCAAATCGATCGACTCAAAAGAGGTGGCCATGATCTCGTCAAAATTTATGCTGCTTATAAAGCTGCCGCTAATCATATAGGTCAGCCAACAGTAATCTTGGCGCATACGAAGAAAGGTTATGGCATGGGTAATGCCGGTCAAGGAAAAATGACTACGCATAGCCAGAAGAAGCTCGATGACGAGGCGCTAATTGAATATCGCAATCGTTTTAACTTGCCATTAACAGATGAGCAGGCTACGAGCCTTACTTTCTTTAGGCCCGAGGAGAGCAGTGAAGAACTGAAATATTTAAAGGAGCAGCGTAATAAACTCGGCGGCCAATTGCCCAAGCGTTATTCAGATTGTGAGCAATTAAAAGTGCCCGATATCAACTCTTATGCGGCTTTTGCAATCAAGGCTGAAGATAAGGAGATGTCGACCACAATGGCTTTTGTTCGGATGCTTGGAAACTTGCTGAAAGATAAAGAGCTTGGGCCTAGAGTTGTGCCGATTGTCGCAGATGAAGCGCGCACATTTGGTATGGCCAATCTCTTTAAACAGGTTGGTATTTACTCCAGCGTTGGTCAGCGCTATGAGCCAGAGGATATTGGCTCCGTACTGAGCTATCGTGAGGCATTGGACGGACAAATTTTGGAAGAGGGTATTAGTGAGGCGGGCGCGATTGCAAGTTGGACTGCGGCAGCAACCAGTTATAGTGTGCACGGAATAGCAATGCTTCCCTTCTATATCTATTACTCGATGTTTGGATTTCAGAGAATTGGCGATGCTATCTGGGCAGCCGCTGATCAACGGGCAAGAGGCTTCTTATTGGGAGCTACTTCAGGCAGGACTACTTTAGGTGGTGAAGGTTTGCAGCATCAGGACGGCAGTAGTCAGTTGGTAGCTGGAACCATTCCAAACTGCAAGGCCTACGACCCTGCATTTGCAGGTGAGTTAGCTGTAATTGTCGACCAAGGTATGCGCGATATGCTAATAGATCAAAAAGATTTGTTCTATTACATCACCCTCATGAACGAGAACTATGCACAGCCTGATTTGCCTGAGAATGCTGCCGATGGTGTAATTCGTGGTTGCTACAAACTAAAAACTGTGAAGGCTAGCAATGGCGATAGCAAATCTTACGTAAGCCTCATGGGTTCCGGTGCCATTATGACTGAAGTATTAAAAGCGGCCGACTTACTAGCTCATGTAGGGATCAATGTGGACGTCTTTAGCGTGACCAGCTGGAGCGAATTATCAAGAGATGGCAAGGCAAAAGAGCAGGACAGACTCTCAGGCAATACTGGCGCTGAGCAAGCATTTATTAGTCAAGTGCTTGCTCAAGGTCGTGGCCCGATTGTGGCTGCTACAGACTATGTGCATGCGCTTCCCGAAAGTATTCGAGCTTACATTCCAGATGGCAGGGGGTATATTACGCTCGGTACCGATGGTTTTGGTCGGAGCGATACACGGGCTGCGTTGAGAGAATATTTTGGTGTTAACGCAGACAGTATCAGCAAAGTAGTGAAAGAGTCCTTAAAGCAATAA